agaataaacttaaaaaaattaaataaatatttgattcaattcaaatatttgCAAATCAGTttgtgaataaaaaaataaattataaataaaatttgtaaaatatttgaatatcGATTTCAATACAATAGTATTTTACGAATATGAATATAATACAATGATATTTTACTAATATAAATCCAATTTTAATGTTCGGTTTTATTGTATTCATTTTGCATCTCTATTAATTAATTGGTAACTCCGCTAATGTTACGATTACGTGGCAACAGCTTGTTACGCATGTTCCCTCATGAATGACCACTTTAGAGCACACCcaacagatcacctaaatgcatcactaactctaaatttaagctaaaacaattaaaaatgaGATAAAGAAATGTATTAAGCAGATCccctaagagcactcccagcagaaatcccaaaattatgttCCTATATTCCTTtttaaagcttccctatttaattttaggatctcgattttataaatgcatacaccagatctcctattttctacataaaaacaataattatgtgtgggccctactaattataagcttaaaataaatttagggtgggtgtaaatttaagattgaatttaggtaggtgtaaaaatttttgtgggtcccatccaatttaggggatctgttggatgcattttttaatctcattttcaattgttttaacctaaatttagagttagtgatgcatttatgTGATCTGCTGGAAGTGCTCTAAATTGGATGAGACTCACAAAAAATTTTATACCTACCTaaattaaatcttaaatttacacccaccctaaatttattttaaacttataattagtagggcccacacataattattgtttttatgtagaaaatagaagATCTAGTGTatacatttataaaatcgagatcctaaaattaaataggaaaaCTTTAGggggaatataggagcataattttgggaattCTAATGGGAGTGCTCTTAGAGTCCTCATCTTACACTAGGGATGgtaatcgggtacgacgggtagtgactatccatactcatacccacgaactaaatggatagtggtttttaaccacgaaactatccatggatatcaaatggtatccaaacccgccactcgcggatacccgctacccgtcgggtattcACGAACCTGCTATCCGCCGGGTATTCGCCACTCGCTATCCGTCGAATACCCGTCATCCACTATTcgtcggatacccgccacccactatccgccggatacccgccacccactATCCATTGGATGCCcgcgaaataaaatttaattataaatttataacaaatttaaggGGTAATTGGTGAGTATTTTCGCGGATATTTTTCGcaggtaaacgggtttcgcgagtatggatagtaagtaaatccatacccacgaactaaatggatagtgaattgcaacaacgaaactatccgtggatatcaaatacctctcaaacccaccctaataggttcggaTTTTCGTGGGTATCCATTACCCACGGGTAAATTGTCATCCCTATTTTACACTATAGATATTCGTTTCATGCACTTACTCGTGTATGCTCACTGTTATTTCTCACATAAAATGCACAGAATTCATCCTAAAATTACACCATATTTCTTTTCGCCGATTAAGTGATTGATTATGGAAAAATATCGTATTAAgcttcaaattatatttgtttaatcaaaaatattttgaactataataaatagttttaaaaatcttaaattaataCATTTGTTTCCAAAATGCCCCGCATTCATTTTTTGATCTCCAGAATCATGACGTGGCTCGTCGAATGTCAccgtattatttttataaatgacgTAGAATAAAACCATGCCCTTTTatgccatgtcatttaaaaaaattaacccgACATTGGATATAAACTGACCTTCAATGCGGTTTGAATTAACTGACATGATATAAATGATATAAAGacataaaacgacgtcgttttgtgtcatgttattcaaaataataaaaaataaattacacgGTTATATCCGGCGAGCCCCGTCATGATTCTGGAGACCGAAAAATGTACGCATGACATTTTTttgatacaaatataataatttgggggttttaaaaaaatttatagttcaaaacattttttATAAATCGAGTATTGTTAGAGGTTTAATACGATATTTACCAATTAATTTATGTATGAGTTcctcatatttttatttatcaaggcGATCAGTCACATCTTCATGTTTTCATCTGAAATTCTTgctattattttcttaaaatttaatGTATTTGTTAATGTGAAACCTAGTTCGCCCAAATCACATCAGGTTGTATTTGATTTTAAAGAAGAATAATGTCGTATTAagatcattaattataaagtggTTGATCtattatttcattttcataattttCAAAGGTTCAATTTAAGCAAATTATGCACGTGATGAATATGTGCCTATAGATATTTTGTGAAAATCGATCACGAGCGAATGAAGTGGACTAGTCTAAATAGTGGAACAACATGATGAAATATCaagaatttgttttttttaatgctATTTTTATGAGGATATTTATAGATCCCAACTATACAGCTAAAAATTCTTAACAAATGCAACTTCCAACTAACAAAATCAAATAAGGCTTAATTCCATTTTATCATTCCtttaaatatatagatatatccTATAGATTAAATTGTAACATCGCAGAATAAAGTGGACAGTATTTGGTAAATAACAGATGTTGAATATGACAGGAACGATGCTTTTAATCCCTGAAACTTTTCCTTTTTATTCATCTCAAATAATTGTACTTTTTCTTGAATTCTATAGAGCTATtaaattcttatttctttttcatACTATTAAGTATACTCTCTGCAGACAATTCCAATATAGtttttcatatataattaattattgttccaatatattttttcatgttatttaaaataaagtAACGACTTGTTAGAGAAATAGTAAAATTTTAGGAATTTGAAATAATTTGTATTTTGGCAAAGAAGTAGATTTGTGGGTTTTTGTTGGGGTAGAAGAGTAGTGGGTGACAGAGTTTTTGTTTGTTGTGGTGGGCCCCGGGCTGAAGTGTGCAGTGTACGGGTTGGCCggcattttaatttattttgggacCAATTAATTAAAGTCTGAAGCACTCTACTAATTTTGGTGTATGTCCATTCATACTCCAACATTTTCGTTATTAATCCACTTCAATAATAATTCACGTTTACCAAGTCAAAATCCATacttaaaaagaaaatgaagaaaaaatacTGTGCGTGTTAATCTAACGGTAGAATAGGATGTTAATGTCCAAAATATAAGATTTTAGGTTCAAATCTTTTGTTGCGCTGGCTTTAAAAAATCTCAAttatttgttttgatttttactattttattcaTAATGTAGCTATATTTTGTCTTTTTGTACTTCCTTCATCATGCAAAGtttgagcaatttcttttcggTATGAGTTTCAAGGAGttagtattttatgtgttaagtgtaaaaaagtgaataaaaagaaaaaagtttgtCGTATAATGAAAGTGCTCAAGCTTTGCGAGATAATTCAAAAAAGAATACTGTTCAAGATTCGcgagacggaggaagtaattttttttaagaaatagaaatttacaaaaaaaagcTATAATATGGATAAAACAGTAAATCTagctaaatatttttttattataaatgaaaaaatttaaatgaatcaattttatttttatttgatcaaatttatGAGTAGCCACAAAATGCTTAAACAGCACCACTTTTAATTCCTGATTGatacttaatatttatataaaaaaaatattaatatactaCAGacaataaatttaatactaatttttttcttCCTTCAACTTGAATAAATTCATTTATCCGCTTTATACATTTTGTGTAACTAGTCGAAAACACAATATAATCTTGGTGGAAATTAGGAAAATGAATTGTATTGGTAGCTAAATGTGGGTTAGGTGGAAATCGAAAATGGGTAAAAAATGTAAGGGGCATGCAGAGAGGTGTCAGGTTGGCACGTGGGAAGGGGTGCATTACGTGGTGTCCGAGTTGAAGGAGACACCCCAGTTTTTACACctctgtcctcatcatccccACTCAAATCAACTTTTGTGTGCCTTTTTTTGACTCCACAATTTCCAAATTTCTCTTACATACTTAAATTACTCCTCTACTAAATAAATGACGTTTACGTTTACAAGCCCAAAAATGATGAACTATAATATATGTGTTGTGTCATAGTATTTGCATTTAGTAGAGGACGTTATATAAATTTGTAGGGCTCCTCCTACTTTTTGTGATCAGCAGAAAAGTAAAAGCCAAAAGAATAGTCTGGAAATGTGTGGTAACGGCTGACGTATGTTTGAGTGTTGTGTGGGAGTTGTGCAACTGCTACTGCTGTCTTCACACACTGACTGCTGCCACCACCTTATTACATTATTCATTTctacttcttctttttttaatataaatatttgtgtAGAATAATTCTACATAGTATATGGAGTagtatttactccctccgtccgccaaaattatgtaaaattgcttgggcacgggatttaataaaattggtaatgattttgatgtagtggacaaagggtcccaccactttatgagatgtgtggttgagattgagttttgagtgggttttttgtaaataaagagtgttagtaaggataaaatattaaagaagatggtgggaccattgccataaaaggaaagtgacataatcttggcggacgccaaatatagtaatttttacataatcttggcggacggagggagtagtatttacaCTCTACTGGTAGCTTTAACAGGTCTACATTTATGCAAACGTTACATCcccgtcccattataaatgacTCAAAAAAATTTTATACGAGAATTAGGAAGAAGGtgtaaatatattaaaaatgaggGTTCATATTTTTCTAAGGAATAAATTTTTCTGAAAATAATGGAACAGTCTAAAATGAAATATAGGTCATTTATAGTGGCATGGAGGGagtactcatttttttttatttatcaaattacaacaatttttacaaatatttgaaTATAGTTTTTGTAATTAAACAATGACGAAAATAACAGAAATTGGTCTGCGGAGCATTTTGACTTCTTCTCCTAAAGTGTTTGATTGATGGAGAGGCGGAAGGACGCGTCTGCCCTCATACGTCCCTTTCACTTTGTAATCATCAACtgcttaatttttttgtttttacacTAACGATACTTTATCTTATGATTCCCGCTCTTCCACAATTTgtatttgctttttttttttttttttgggagaaTTGgagagggggagcagtggggtttgagcCCGGcactcactgttcacacacacaAAGTCGCACCGTTTGATGTCTTCTTGGAGCACCGTTTGATGTCTGCTTGGGGACACAATTTGtatttggtaataaaataatagtgGAGCTCATTATTcctttcaaatatataaatatatagtatatatattttttaaatgaagcTGCCCGAGACTTGCTTGTGGCGTATATTCAAGTTTAAGCGACCTTCACAGAGCACCCAGTGAATAAGTAATTTTCGATTTATTCATttcatttaaattctttttgGACTTTTGGCAACAATGGGGCCGTCCATTGGAAGGCGGCGGAtatgaattaaataatttcgtttcatttcatttaaattctttttgGACTTTTGGCAACAATGGGGGCCGTCCAGACTAAAATTCGGGCCTGTGAATACTTGGGCCCAATTAACTAGTTAAGCCCAAAGATTAGACAAATCCATTTCCAAGACATCAAAGTATGGTATTTCCATGTACATATGATATACTCCATCCCTCCCTCCTCAAATTTAGTACTCCTTcagtccctgaaataagttcctctttaggaacggcacgagttttaagaaaaaatggtaaaatatattgatagtggagaaaaatgtgttataaagtggtgaaaaagtgaaaagtaagcaataaataaagtattagtagtggggtagttgtccaaaaatgaaaagaaagaaagagaaacttatttggggaacgtcctaaaaaggaaaaaaaaaacttattttaagGACGAATGAAATATCTATCTGGGAATGAggcaaattttaataaagtgattgaataTATTGTGAATGAGATTAATAATCCCACCATTAtgagttttttttgttttttttccacCATTATGAGTGTTAAAGTGAAGTCAAAAGCCCACATTTTATAGGATTTGTGAaatacttttactaaaaataaaaataaataataaattgaggaacaaactaaaataaaaatatgaacacTAAATTATGGGACATAGTGAGTACTAATATAGAAGGAAAACTAAAGACTGAAAAGACGACAGTGGaggaataaattataaatacgGCAGCGAACAAGAGTACGATTTTGATGGTTCATCTGAATTAAGTTACCAATACTGTTGATTTGgtctaaaatatatatttatatattcattATCAGAAATTAACTACAGTAATATACACACTTCTTCCATCAAAGAGTGATCACCTCTTTTAACTGAGACTCTTCCGCAGATTGCAAACTGCAATGAGCTCCTCCTCAAAGTAGGACGTATAATTTCATGTTGTGGCATGCCAAGGCTTCCACGTATTCACATAATCGCACGAAAATACAAATGCACGCATACACGTACGTTGCTGGTCAGTTATGCCAGCAAGCTTGGCCCGTTCTCAGCTGCCGTCTTGGCATGTTCTTGGCCCTGATGTCTAGCCATTTGTACATCGCGATTGAAATGTGTTCTAGCTTTTGCGTACGGTGCATCTCTCGCTGAGCAAAAACACAAATCAGAAAGTTCAGAAAAGGAACTAATGAATCTGACCAAATTTAATGTGCTCTCGAACAGCCTGCATTCAAGAGGAATATTTACCTGCGATTCTCTGAGCACGAAGAATGTTTTGCCGCCTTTTCCACCAGCATGTCAAGCAAGTTGCTATCAGTACAAGGGCCACGAGGGATGCCATTCCGATGCCAATTTTAGCACCAGTGGAAAGATGTGTCCCGCAAGTTGCTAATCCAGGGATGCCACAAAGGCCTGAGTTATCAGTAAAGCTGCACAACGACGAGCACAGTGGTTCTTAGGGGACAAGCAAAGTAGCTTATTTCTCGTGGTTCTTAGGGGACAAGCAAAGAAGCTTATTTCTCATAGAGGCGCGACATTGAAGGTTGTAGTAGAACATATTCAGCTCAACAACATACTAATATTAAAGTCATCTCATCTTAACAATACGTTCAACACAGGGTTCAAATTCATGCAACTTGATTGATTTTCTAATTTAGTAATAACTGAAGGATTGAATTTGACACATAGGTAGTAGAACATACTTGAAGCTAGCTCCATGCAAGAGCCTTCCCCCGAGTGCAGCTGGAACTCTTCCTGATAAAGAGTTTCCGTTAAGGTCGCTGTGAAAAGAACATATTAGTCCATGTTGAAAGTTTTCATTTCATAGTCGGGTAACATCTTGAAATTTCTTACAGTATCCGTAATGAGGTTAGCTGTCCAAGACTTTCAGGAATGGATCCATTGAAAGAGTTGAACGACAAATCCCTGTTGTTCAAAATCTTTCTTCAGCATTTGTTCAGTGGATGAGGCAATCAATTAAGCACATTTAATTCAGTGCATAATATAAGACAATAAGCAAGAGGTAACAATTTGATCTATCAATAGTAAATCATGAAGGAGGTATAGATTGACTGCATTTGTCGTTGTCATATTGTCCCCGCTTAGTGCTCCGTACACTCTATTAGTCCCAAATGTTTATTTAGAGGATCAAGAGCATGATTGAGGATCAAAAGTTATCCATCAAAGGATGCAGGAGTTAGTCTGGTGTGTTGCTATACTGCTTACACACCTAATGCATTTACAACATCTTGCACTTCTATTTTTGGAGTTAAACACAATCAAATGAATAAAGTAAGAAACCCCAACTTCTTTCCACTCATTTCATCAATTATCAGAAATTAAAAGCTATTGCAAGTTTCATTATATACTAGAAATCCTATCAGACAAACCAAATTCACAATGTAAAGCATTTTCTGAAGATGCTCATTCTTTTGATCCAGAGCTTTTGGTTACTTGAAATGGAGCAAAGATAAAGACAACATGACAGCTGCAACATTTGCTCATGTTCCACAAAAATAAACAAGTTCAGACTTCATCATTTTTCTTTAGGGGAGAGAAACCAAAGAAATAAATCTCAAACCAGACTAACAATGGTGGAACTTTAACTCACAGAGTCTCCAGGCTAGGAATTGATCCAAGTGAAGACGGAATGCCCCCAGAAATGCTGTTCCCACTTAAATTTCTGTAAATATACAAGTTACATGATTATGAGAGAAAGGCGTTGTTTTCCcgtgtaaaattattaaaatttaaagacAGCATTAGAAAAGtgcttatttttcttaattaaacCATATTAGATTCATATCTGATGAGAAGGGAGAAATAGATCATTCACAGTAGAAAGAGAACACTCATGAGAATCTGCTAATCCATTTATGCATAGATGATTTTCATAACTAGATGGCCCCGATCTGACTTACATGCTCTGGAGATGATGAAGCTGAGATATATCATTTGGTAAGAAACCTCTGAGACCCTGGTTGTCAAGACCTCTGACCTCgcaatataaataaaagaataaacaaTTAAAATTCGATCATGTGTGGAGAAAACAAAGAAGTATAAGTGAACCATTATCATGGCACGCTGTATATCGAGAACACTGGTTTCCTGAAAAACATCAGAATCGATCCAACTAGACTACTATAGTGATCAGCATATAGTTCCAAAATTTTGGACTTTTATTGCATTAACAGCATGCACAAAGGAACTGTCATTAAACACAAATCAGTAACTATGAAGCAATGTAAAGTTGCATCTAATTAACGTTCGACTCTGCCAGATATAGCCATCCTCCCAAGATCTAGAAGGGGCAGTTTCAAATAGCAAAAGAGGACAATAAAAGAGAAAAGTAAGTAAAAATTTTGCACATGGAATCCACTTGTGTTAAAACTATGACATCAAGACACAATAAACGAAGTTCCTGGTAGCAATTTTTCAAACATTAGAAATCCTCCCACCTGCAGCTCATACATAATACATCTTTTCCTtcctttttcaattttcaattaattactAGGACTTCCATAACTGTATCTCCTACAAATTTGTATGAGAACACAGCCCATGTCATGGATATAAATTATGTGACTAAGGATCAAATACCTTCCCATTTCAATTAATTATCACTAGGACTTTGCTTCAAAAGTTGTagattttatatgtatttcatACAAATGAGCATGGTAGGGATCAAGCACATACAGTCCATCAATAACGTGTTTACTAATACTTCTGTTATACTGACAGTCTACTCCACTCCATGGATGCTGTTCAGGAACACAAGGATCACCATTCCACCCTAAGCGGAGAGGAAGACCAAGAGCGCCCTTCAACTTTTGCAAAGCCTCAACTACAAGgaagaaaattttaaaacttataattctagaaagaaatgaaaatgcaATGCACAAAATGACATGATGGCTAACAGAATCAAGAAATCTAAAAACATTTACAAAAAGGATTAGGTAAAAAAAAAGGGTTGGTTTGAAAAGTGAGCATTTTCCTACAATAACTATGGCCATCATCCAGTAAAGGAAACAGTGCCAGCATCCCCAACAAAAGACCAGCCATTTTCGCCATTAATGCCTCTACGACAACTACTAGTGAGCTTGAAAGATCCTTTTGCTTAGGCATGCATATGCCAGTAAGATACACTCGAGAGTAGCTACTGCCATTGGACCATTGGTAATGCAGAAGTTACAGCTTGGTCTAGGAATGGTGTCTTTGTGTTGGATTTTTCTATGTTGCAggatttggggggggggggggggatcgTTTCCGGGGTTAGAGGTGGCAGACAAAGTAAGAATTAATACAATCAGTGGAAAACTTAGTTTTCCCTCACCTCTATTGATCCATTCCATGGCATCTGAACATCTTATATTACACACATGCCTAAAAGCCATTGATTGTGCCAGTTCTCTAAGAAGTAAAGACAGTTGTCAACACCAAAGCTAGGGGAAATAGAATATTAGGTGCATAAAAGAATGAATATTTGACAAGAGTTATCACGAGTCACCAACTTTGTCATAAAAGATTTCACTATTGCTATCGTCCATAAGTGAATAATTCTATATAACAAAGTGGATACATACATAGCCCAACACGTGAATTTTGTGGAATTTCCTATTATGTTTTTATAAGGGTGTTGGACTAACATTGAAAAATACTTTTCTCCAATTAATCAAGTACTATTACGCTCTGTTTGGTTGAAAGGAGATCCCTTTccccgatatatatatatatatatatatatatatagaacttAAACATGCTAAGTTttattgaaaatgatgaaagaaaacaaataaatcgcATTCACTTTTATGCGGGTGGTCAAAACTCGAAAGCCATAAATaactaaagaaaataaaattatgatttaaCAGATAAGATTGAGATCTTAACTCCTCTTTCACCCTGACACTCAACGGaagataatattttcttataagAGGCGGGCAGAGGCAGCCCCATTCTATCAAGACATGAGCTAGATGATTGCATAACAAATACATATCACCAGACCCCGATTATCACGTAAATCTAGGTGAATTCTAGTAAGATGCAGAATATAGTTGGAAACTCAGGTTTGAGAAACATGATTTGGCTTACTCTCAGCCGGCAGCGTTTTGGATTCAGCTAAAACAAGCTCCAAAAGCTCTATAGCACTGATTAAAGCATGATTTCCTTTTGTAGGATGCAAAGTTATGGTCAAACTCCTCCCACTGACAGCATATGTTGTGTTCAATACAAGCGCACTGTTGACGCCCCCAGACATACTAACAATGTCAACATCTCGAAATTGAATATCGCCATTGATCAGGACATCAAACACCCTCTGGCCCGCTTCAGTGACCGAAGGATCTATTTCAGCAAAGTGCAACCAAAGGGAGAAATTTCTAGCAGGTTCAACCTCCATTGTGTATATTAAGTCAGGTTGAGTATCAGTACTAATAAGAGCGGTTTGATAGAGAGCTTCTGGATAAAAGTTGGGCGATTGTGAGGTCTGCTTGATGCTTTTCTGAGTAGATATGACCTTATCAGAATTCTCGCCAAACGTGGGGAGGTAATTCCAGAATCGATCCCCACCCCAGCGGTCTGCACTATAATCAGCACCAAACTTTGGTTTCTCAGCACCACAATTAAGTCGCCTGTCGGTTCTGAGAATAGTTCCTTGACCATACCCATTGCCAAAATAATAAGCCCTATTATCAATCTGAAGAATTTCAATGGAAAGTATAGCTGGATCTCCATGTCCAGTGCTATGGAAGCAAAGAGATGATGTTCCATCTTTTAGAAAAATG
The genomic region above belongs to Salvia miltiorrhiza cultivar Shanhuang (shh) chromosome 5, IMPLAD_Smil_shh, whole genome shotgun sequence and contains:
- the LOC130985482 gene encoding receptor-like protein 4 is translated as MLEIRVLLVLVALLFAPEPSLARAPYALRISCGARADVHTSPTNTLWYKDFAYTGGIPANATLPSFISPPLETLRYFPLSEGPENCYNIKNVPRGHYLVRIFFGLLAEPSFDNEPLFDVSIEGTLIYSLPSGWSNHDDERAFVEGLIFLKDGTSSLCFHSTGHGDPAILSIEILQIDNRAYYFGNGYGQGTILRTDRRLNCGAEKPKFGADYSADRWGGDRFWNYLPTFGENSDKVISTQKSIKQTSQSPNFYPEALYQTALISTDTQPDLIYTMEVEPARNFSLWLHFAEIDPSVTEAGQRVFDVLINGDIQFRDVDIVSMSGGVNSALVLNTTYAVSGRSLTITLHPTKGNHALISAIELLELVLAESKTLPAEIEALQKLKGALGLPLRLGWNGDPCVPEQHPWSGVDCQYNRSISKHVIDGLGLDNQGLRGFLPNDISQLHHLQSINLSGNSISGGIPSSLGSIPSLETLDLSFNSFNGSIPESLGQLTSLRILDLNGNSLSGRVPAALGGRLLHGASFNFTDNSGLCGIPGLATCGTHLSTGAKIGIGMASLVALVLIATCLTCWWKRRQNILRAQRIAARDAPYAKARTHFNRDVQMARHQGQEHAKTAAENGPSLLA